GGTGGCGGTGCCGTCGCTCGCCAATATATTATGCGGCGCAATACGCCCCGGGCATTTTGACGGCGTTGCCCTTATCGTTACCAAATTGTTTTTGCAAACCATGCCCGACGTCGCGGTGTTCGGTGAAAAAGATTATCAACAATTGATGATTATAAAAAAATTGGCGCAGGATTTAAATTTCCCCATCACCATCATCGGCGCGGCAACGGTGCGCCACAATGACGGCTTGGCCATGTCATCGCGCAATCAATATCTAACCGCCGACGAACGTGCCATCGCGCCCTTGCTGTTTAAAACATTGCAGGCCACCGCCCAAAAATTATTGGCGGCGGCTGATGCGCGCGCTGTTTTCGCTGATGCAACAAACGATTTATTGGCCGGCGGTTTTCACAAAATCGATTATTTGGAATGGCGCACCGCCGATAATTTATCGCCGGCCCATGACGCGCGGCAACCAAGCCGTTTGTTGGTGGCGGCGCATTTGGGTCGGGCGCGGCTGATTGACAATATCGCGGTGTGATAAAAAATCAAAAATGCGCCACCAGCAAAACAAGATTGAAATCATTGCTTGTTTTTGCTAGGCAACAAGCTGTAACATTATGACGCCGATGACGCCCATGAATTCAATGACGAATTATGACAACAACAATATCTTTGCCAAAATTTTGCGCGGGGAAATCCCTTGTAAAAAATTTGCCGACAACGCGGTCGCCTTGGCCTTTCACGATATTCACCCGCGAAAAAAAATTCATCTTTTGGTTATCCC
The sequence above is drawn from the Hydrotalea sp. genome and encodes:
- the panC gene encoding pantoate--beta-alanine ligase, whose protein sequence is MTPTIITSITAMREFIAGEKKLGKKIGFVPTMGALHDGHLSLVKTAKEKSDLVVASIFVNPKQFSASEDIERYPRPLADDIAKLTTMAVPVIYTPSPADIYPADFSTTVAVPSLANILCGAIRPGHFDGVALIVTKLFLQTMPDVAVFGEKDYQQLMIIKKLAQDLNFPITIIGAATVRHNDGLAMSSRNQYLTADERAIAPLLFKTLQATAQKLLAAADARAVFADATNDLLAGGFHKIDYLEWRTADNLSPAHDARQPSRLLVAAHLGRARLIDNIAV